Proteins from a genomic interval of Schaalia odontolytica:
- a CDS encoding class I SAM-dependent methyltransferase: MDDQYFTDSSPARGDETRLLEVSARGFTLSMRVSSRVFSASKLDTGTRQLLEVAPDLPPRGALLDLGCGWGPLATVMSLEAPRCEVWAVDVNSRAVDLTARNAAANGASGVRALKACEALAESVRSATFFDVIWSNPPVRIGKEAMHEMLSQWLGRLAPEGFAYLVVQRHLGADSLIAWLNDQGLAARKYASKKGYRIIEVRRG, from the coding sequence GTGGACGATCAGTATTTCACCGACTCCTCCCCCGCACGCGGCGACGAGACTCGCCTCCTTGAGGTCAGCGCCCGCGGCTTCACGCTGTCGATGCGTGTCTCCTCTCGCGTGTTTTCTGCCTCCAAGCTGGACACCGGCACGCGCCAGCTCCTTGAGGTTGCCCCGGACCTGCCCCCTCGTGGAGCGCTCCTGGACCTGGGGTGCGGGTGGGGGCCCCTAGCGACCGTCATGTCGCTGGAGGCTCCCCGCTGCGAGGTGTGGGCGGTGGACGTCAACTCGCGGGCGGTCGACCTGACGGCCCGAAACGCGGCTGCCAACGGAGCGAGCGGCGTGCGCGCGCTCAAGGCCTGCGAAGCGCTCGCCGAGTCTGTGCGCTCAGCAACCTTCTTCGACGTCATCTGGTCCAATCCCCCCGTGCGTATCGGCAAGGAAGCGATGCACGAGATGCTCTCGCAGTGGTTGGGGCGCCTGGCGCCCGAGGGGTTCGCGTACCTGGTGGTCCAGCGTCATCTCGGGGCGGACTCGCTGATCGCGTGGCTCAACGATCAGGGTTTGGCGGCGCGCAAGTACGCGTCGAAGAAGGGCTACCGCATCATCGAGGTGCGCCGAGGCTGA
- a CDS encoding ATP-dependent DNA helicase translates to MSDNLVEASGRVLDAAVAAMGGVTREGQASMVSEGAAALEDRTHLLVQAGTGTGKSLGYLVPLLTHCATRGVRGVVSTATLALQRQILVKDAPVAIDAVASVTGVRLKVAVLKGWQNYACMHKLDGGYPAEGTLFEGRDLEAGPTGQLGGEIMRIREWIGETESGDRDDLTPGVSDRAWHHASVTKPECLGKHCPLIDECFAQAARTQATEADVVVTNHSLFGINACTEGELFGDYDAVVVDEAHELADRVRSQAAADLTVARVSRVARSLRSNLSVDSADLDEAGVGLGAALAPLPEGLLEYRPEALTHAMTALDGAARRASHEVSDAQGEPAAKALARAAVDELIGAIDEWGRDPDRSIAYITKDESENARLTVGPLDVSGAIGGVGIGQRPAILTSATLALGGSFEYIAAQAGMAVSGVPWHGIDVGSPFDHAQQGIRYVATHLPPPGREGPSDQLLDELVDLARASAGGVLALFASRRGAIAGAQALRERTDLRVYLQGEETLAQLIQRFRDERDSCLVGTISLWQGVDVVGDACRLVVIDKIPFPRPDDPVAKARSMDVERRGGNGFMSVSLTHAALMMAQGTGRLLRSNEDRGVVAILDPRVATKRYGGFIMRSLPPMWPTTDPQVVRGALRRLAASRKE, encoded by the coding sequence GTGAGCGACAACCTGGTCGAGGCGTCGGGGCGAGTCCTCGATGCCGCCGTCGCCGCGATGGGCGGGGTCACCCGCGAGGGACAGGCATCGATGGTCTCCGAAGGGGCGGCCGCCCTGGAGGATCGCACGCACCTGCTTGTCCAGGCCGGCACCGGGACCGGCAAGTCGCTCGGATACCTCGTGCCTCTGCTGACGCACTGCGCGACGCGCGGGGTCAGGGGCGTCGTGTCGACGGCGACCCTTGCGTTGCAGCGCCAGATTCTCGTCAAGGATGCGCCCGTGGCGATCGACGCGGTCGCGTCGGTGACGGGTGTGCGGCTGAAGGTCGCGGTCCTCAAAGGCTGGCAGAACTACGCGTGCATGCACAAGCTCGACGGAGGGTATCCGGCCGAGGGGACGCTCTTCGAGGGCCGAGACCTGGAGGCGGGGCCGACGGGACAGCTCGGCGGCGAGATTATGCGCATCCGCGAGTGGATCGGCGAGACGGAAAGCGGGGATCGCGACGATCTGACGCCCGGTGTTTCCGACCGCGCGTGGCACCACGCGTCGGTGACCAAGCCCGAGTGCCTGGGCAAGCATTGCCCGCTCATTGACGAGTGCTTCGCTCAGGCGGCGCGCACGCAGGCCACCGAGGCGGATGTGGTCGTCACCAACCACTCCCTCTTCGGCATCAACGCGTGCACGGAGGGCGAGCTCTTCGGAGACTATGACGCCGTCGTCGTCGACGAAGCCCACGAGCTGGCCGATCGCGTGCGATCCCAGGCAGCCGCCGACCTGACGGTGGCACGCGTGAGCCGCGTGGCCCGTTCCCTCCGCTCCAACCTGTCGGTGGATTCGGCGGACCTCGACGAGGCTGGGGTAGGCCTCGGGGCTGCCCTTGCCCCCCTGCCCGAGGGCCTGCTGGAGTATCGGCCCGAGGCGCTCACGCACGCCATGACGGCGCTGGATGGGGCCGCCCGGCGCGCAAGCCACGAGGTCTCAGACGCGCAGGGGGAGCCGGCCGCCAAGGCGCTGGCGCGCGCGGCGGTTGACGAACTGATCGGAGCCATCGACGAATGGGGACGCGACCCCGACCGCTCGATTGCCTACATCACGAAGGATGAGTCCGAGAACGCGCGCCTGACGGTGGGGCCGCTCGACGTGTCGGGCGCCATCGGCGGCGTCGGAATTGGCCAGCGCCCCGCGATACTGACGTCGGCGACTCTGGCACTGGGAGGGAGCTTTGAGTATATTGCCGCCCAGGCGGGGATGGCGGTGTCGGGGGTGCCGTGGCACGGCATTGACGTGGGGTCCCCCTTTGACCACGCCCAACAGGGGATCCGGTACGTGGCAACCCACCTGCCGCCCCCGGGGCGCGAGGGTCCCTCCGATCAGCTGCTCGACGAACTCGTCGATCTCGCCCGCGCGTCGGCGGGGGGAGTGCTTGCGCTCTTCGCGTCGCGGCGCGGCGCCATCGCGGGCGCTCAGGCCCTGCGAGAACGCACGGACCTGAGAGTCTACCTGCAGGGGGAGGAGACTCTCGCTCAGCTGATTCAACGCTTCCGCGACGAACGCGACTCGTGCCTGGTGGGTACCATCTCACTGTGGCAGGGCGTCGACGTGGTGGGGGATGCCTGTCGCCTGGTCGTCATCGACAAGATTCCTTTCCCGCGCCCCGATGATCCTGTCGCCAAGGCGCGCTCCATGGACGTCGAGCGCCGGGGTGGCAACGGTTTCATGTCCGTGTCGCTCACCCATGCGGCGCTCATGATGGCGCAGGGGACGGGACGGTTGCTGCGCTCGAACGAGGACCGTGGGGTCGTGGCGATCCTGGATCCGCGCGTTGCGACAAAGCGCTACGGCGGCTTCATC
- a CDS encoding YbjN domain-containing protein, with amino-acid sequence MPEWKSFTVGEGGTAMPAPAAPTPAMEPDDFAAKWGTEVAEVTIERIENVLKGDGLPHGSGEFIAVTELEDVRFQIHREPADSPWAQIETRIVPVGEGHTEASLQEVANRWNTDHLQPTVFPIENSDEWVMVAASRFFVGEGLSDRQIHAMLRRGLIIGLSAARELPGLLGQDRTPEA; translated from the coding sequence ATGCCTGAGTGGAAGAGCTTTACCGTCGGCGAGGGAGGCACTGCGATGCCCGCTCCCGCCGCGCCGACTCCCGCGATGGAGCCCGACGACTTCGCGGCCAAGTGGGGCACCGAGGTCGCCGAGGTGACGATCGAGCGTATCGAGAACGTCCTGAAGGGCGACGGTTTGCCGCACGGCTCGGGCGAGTTCATCGCCGTGACCGAGCTGGAGGATGTACGCTTCCAGATCCACCGTGAGCCGGCTGACTCGCCGTGGGCGCAGATCGAGACGCGTATTGTTCCGGTCGGCGAGGGCCACACCGAGGCGTCTTTGCAGGAGGTCGCGAATCGGTGGAACACCGACCACCTGCAGCCGACCGTCTTTCCCATCGAAAACTCCGATGAGTGGGTGATGGTGGCTGCCTCGCGTTTCTTCGTGGGTGAGGGGCTGTCGGATCGACAGATTCACGCAATGCTGCGCAGGGGACTCATCATCGGGCTATCGGCAGCGCGTGAGCTGCCCGGCCTTCTCGGCCAGGATCGCACGCCCGAGGCGTGA
- the dapF gene encoding diaminopimelate epimerase: MVFPQLPRHARVFKAHGAGNSFVVATDQFDQYDPSEAEVATLCSPAFGIGADGFIRAVQRDGSWFMDYRNADGSKAEMCGNGVRVFVDHLRREGLVDLPLGATLDVVTRGGIKRVTPLEEDGGHGAHYRVDMGAAASPASETIEVRIPGVDGVLGGLWVDMPNPHTVVELADEETLRGVTLPTIDVSRLAPGQRPSYAPEPASGTNLELVVDLTTPGSSLGHIAMRVLERGVGETQACGTGCCAAALATALRRGATAPTQWVVDVPGGRVSVGLDGVIDWSGGTPRVTNASVLLTGPAMRVADIRLA, from the coding sequence ATGGTGTTTCCCCAGCTTCCCCGTCACGCGCGCGTCTTCAAGGCCCACGGCGCGGGCAACTCCTTCGTCGTCGCGACCGATCAATTCGACCAGTACGACCCCAGCGAGGCTGAGGTGGCGACCCTGTGTTCGCCGGCTTTCGGCATCGGCGCCGACGGCTTCATCCGCGCGGTTCAACGCGACGGGAGTTGGTTCATGGACTATCGCAACGCCGATGGATCCAAGGCCGAGATGTGCGGCAACGGCGTGCGCGTGTTCGTCGATCACCTGAGGAGGGAGGGCCTCGTGGACCTGCCGCTCGGCGCGACGCTGGACGTGGTCACGCGCGGCGGAATCAAACGGGTCACCCCGCTGGAGGAAGATGGCGGGCACGGAGCCCACTACCGCGTCGACATGGGCGCGGCAGCTTCCCCCGCCAGCGAGACGATCGAGGTGCGGATCCCCGGCGTCGACGGCGTCCTGGGGGGCCTGTGGGTGGACATGCCGAACCCCCATACGGTCGTCGAACTGGCCGACGAGGAGACCCTGCGCGGCGTCACTCTTCCGACGATCGACGTGTCGCGCCTTGCCCCGGGCCAGCGCCCCTCCTACGCTCCCGAGCCAGCCTCGGGCACGAACCTCGAACTCGTCGTTGACCTGACCACGCCCGGCTCGTCGCTGGGCCACATCGCGATGCGGGTCCTCGAGAGGGGCGTGGGCGAAACCCAGGCCTGCGGAACCGGCTGCTGCGCGGCCGCCCTGGCAACGGCGTTGCGGCGCGGAGCGACGGCCCCCACCCAATGGGTCGTCGATGTCCCCGGAGGAAGGGTGAGCGTGGGGCTGGACGGAGTCATTGACTGGTCGGGGGGTACGCCGCGCGTGACGAACGCGTCCGTGCTGCTCACCGGTCCCGCGATGCGCGTCGCCGACATTCGGCTTGCGTGA
- a CDS encoding histidine kinase — translation MSTTDTPPVTLDRVTHAVEAAGLIPFVSATGQVAAILPNRTLRIAVPEGHPVQGVAEYPRFFDASHAEAIASAVRRLNASTYLPKITSAPTDAGTIALRLQHTFNWVAGATDAQVTAEVSQFIMASVAMMNQLDVTFPDQWTKEGRDA, via the coding sequence ATGAGTACAACAGACACGCCCCCGGTGACTCTCGACAGAGTCACCCACGCCGTCGAGGCCGCGGGCCTCATCCCCTTCGTGTCCGCCACCGGTCAGGTCGCGGCGATCCTGCCCAACCGAACCCTGCGCATCGCCGTGCCCGAAGGACACCCCGTTCAGGGGGTCGCTGAGTACCCGCGTTTCTTTGATGCCTCTCACGCCGAAGCGATCGCGTCCGCCGTTCGTCGGCTCAACGCATCAACCTACCTACCGAAGATCACTTCCGCGCCCACCGATGCGGGAACGATCGCGCTGCGTTTACAACACACCTTCAACTGGGTGGCCGGCGCCACCGACGCCCAGGTCACCGCCGAGGTTTCCCAGTTCATCATGGCATCGGTGGCCATGATGAACCAGCTTGATGTGACGTTCCCCGACCAGTGGACCAAGGAGGGCCGCGATGCCTGA
- the hflX gene encoding GTPase HflX, producing MDTTPNGSDDATARRDQRVNDVVARILARSGTALASTSGQDHSGDAGELEREARAGTRRVDTGASDRDDISEVEYRQVRLEKVVLVGLRTTQSEEEAENSLRELAALAETAGSRVLDGIIQRRSKPDPATYLGSGKARELAEIVRAVEADTVIVDEELAPSQRRGLEDVVDAKVVDRTALILDIFAQHAKSREGKAQVELAQLEYLLPRLRGWGESMSRQAGGRVAGGAGIGSRGPGETKIELDRRRIRTRMAKLKADIARMEPARRTQRQSRRRGAVPSVAIAGYTNAGKSTLLNRLTDAGVLVQDALFATLDPTVRRARAADGREYTLTDTVGFVRNLPTQLVEAFRSTLEEVGQADLIVHVVDAAHPDPVSQVQAVRSVIDTIEGARDIPELIALNKADLASPEQIALLRTVFPGAVALSARTGWGVDALRAAVEDMLPRPRVCVDAVLPYSAGSLVHRIHEEGEVEREEYVEAGTRIVARVDAALAAVVAREAVRGTVAGTAVTGA from the coding sequence ATGGACACGACCCCCAACGGCTCCGACGACGCGACCGCGCGCCGCGACCAGCGCGTCAACGATGTTGTCGCGCGCATCCTTGCGCGTTCGGGGACCGCGCTCGCCTCGACCTCGGGGCAGGACCATTCGGGGGACGCCGGGGAACTCGAGCGCGAGGCGAGAGCGGGGACGCGGCGCGTCGATACGGGGGCCTCGGATCGCGACGACATTTCCGAGGTCGAGTACCGTCAGGTGCGCCTCGAGAAGGTCGTGCTTGTTGGACTGCGCACCACGCAGAGCGAGGAGGAGGCGGAGAACTCGTTACGGGAGCTCGCCGCGCTTGCCGAGACGGCCGGTTCCAGGGTTCTCGACGGCATCATTCAGCGCCGTTCCAAGCCCGACCCGGCGACCTACTTGGGGTCCGGAAAGGCGCGTGAGCTCGCCGAGATCGTTCGCGCCGTGGAGGCCGACACCGTCATCGTCGACGAGGAGCTAGCACCCTCCCAGCGCCGAGGCCTTGAAGACGTCGTGGATGCCAAGGTCGTGGACCGCACCGCTCTCATCCTCGATATTTTTGCCCAGCATGCCAAGTCGCGTGAGGGCAAAGCCCAGGTGGAACTCGCCCAGCTTGAGTACCTGTTGCCGCGACTGCGCGGATGGGGCGAGTCCATGTCCCGCCAGGCCGGCGGACGCGTCGCCGGGGGAGCGGGCATCGGGTCGCGCGGACCCGGCGAAACGAAGATCGAGCTGGATCGGCGTCGTATCCGCACGCGCATGGCGAAGCTGAAAGCGGATATCGCCCGGATGGAGCCGGCGCGGCGCACGCAGCGTCAGTCTCGTCGCAGGGGGGCGGTGCCCTCGGTGGCCATCGCCGGGTACACCAACGCGGGCAAATCGACGCTGCTCAACCGCCTGACGGACGCGGGCGTGCTCGTCCAGGATGCGCTCTTTGCGACCCTGGACCCCACCGTGCGCCGGGCGCGCGCGGCCGACGGGCGCGAGTACACGCTGACGGACACCGTCGGATTCGTGCGAAACCTGCCGACCCAGCTGGTGGAGGCTTTCCGCTCGACCCTGGAAGAGGTGGGGCAGGCGGATCTCATCGTCCACGTCGTGGACGCCGCCCACCCTGATCCGGTGTCTCAGGTTCAGGCCGTTCGCTCCGTCATCGACACGATCGAGGGCGCCCGCGACATTCCCGAGTTGATCGCCCTGAACAAAGCGGACCTTGCCTCCCCCGAGCAGATCGCGCTTCTGCGCACCGTGTTTCCCGGGGCGGTGGCCCTGAGCGCGCGCACCGGATGGGGCGTGGACGCGCTGCGCGCCGCCGTGGAAGACATGCTGCCGCGCCCGCGGGTCTGCGTTGACGCTGTCCTGCCTTACTCGGCTGGCTCCCTCGTGCATCGGATCCACGAGGAAGGAGAGGTGGAACGGGAGGAGTACGTGGAGGCCGGTACTCGGATCGTCGCACGCGTCGATGCAGCACTGGCGGCCGTCGTCGCGCGTGAGGCGGTGCGCGGAACCGTCGCCGGCACGGCGGTGACCGGCGCGTGA
- the miaA gene encoding tRNA (adenosine(37)-N6)-dimethylallyltransferase MiaA yields the protein MESSVNRASDVLCAVVGPTASGKSDLALELALVLPDVLGAPGHGEIVSADALQLYRGMDVGTAKTPVSERRGIRHHQIDVLSVRDEASVAAYQKHARADVADIHERGGVAVVAGGSGLYQRALLDVIDFPGTDPHVRARLQRQAEGPGGVRSLHERLASLDPISATRIDPRNERRIVRALEVIEVTGRPYSASMPRHEFFSPAIMVALRRPLESLDKRIGVRTRAMMRAGLIEEVRSLIDEGLREAKTASRATGYSQALAVIDGQMSEEEAEESIARATRQLARRQLKWLRPDPRVHWLDVEELGGEDAVAARAVDLMRAQADRTPRRA from the coding sequence ATGGAGTCTTCGGTCAATCGCGCCTCTGACGTGCTCTGTGCGGTCGTGGGACCCACTGCATCGGGCAAATCGGATCTCGCCCTCGAGCTGGCCCTCGTGCTTCCCGACGTGCTCGGCGCGCCGGGCCACGGGGAGATCGTGTCCGCTGACGCGCTGCAGCTGTACCGGGGAATGGACGTGGGAACCGCGAAGACTCCCGTGAGCGAGCGCCGCGGGATTCGCCACCACCAGATCGACGTGCTCAGCGTCCGCGACGAAGCCTCCGTCGCCGCCTACCAGAAGCACGCGCGAGCCGACGTCGCCGATATTCACGAGCGCGGCGGCGTGGCGGTGGTCGCCGGAGGATCGGGACTCTACCAGCGCGCCCTCCTGGACGTTATCGACTTTCCCGGCACCGATCCTCACGTGCGCGCCCGCCTGCAGCGTCAGGCCGAGGGCCCCGGCGGAGTCCGCAGCCTGCACGAGCGCCTCGCCTCCCTCGACCCGATCTCCGCGACTAGGATCGACCCGCGAAACGAGCGTCGCATCGTGCGTGCGCTCGAGGTCATCGAGGTCACGGGACGCCCCTATTCGGCTTCCATGCCGCGCCACGAGTTTTTCTCGCCTGCGATCATGGTCGCGCTGCGCCGCCCGCTGGAGTCTCTGGACAAACGCATCGGGGTGCGCACGCGGGCGATGATGCGCGCCGGCCTCATCGAGGAGGTCCGCTCCCTCATCGATGAGGGGCTGCGCGAGGCAAAGACCGCGTCCCGTGCGACCGGGTACTCGCAGGCGCTGGCCGTCATCGATGGCCAGATGAGCGAGGAGGAAGCCGAGGAGTCGATCGCGCGAGCGACGCGTCAGCTGGCCAGGCGTCAGTTGAAGTGGCTGCGCCCCGACCCTCGCGTCCACTGGCTGGACGTGGAGGAGCTGGGCGGGGAGGACGCCGTGGCCGCGCGGGCGGTGGACCTGATGCGCGCGCAGGCGGATCGGACGCCACGACGCGCCTAA